GAACCCCGCCACTGTCTGGCCCTTGGCTTCGGGCCACATCTCGACCAGACGCCGCCTGAGCGACGCCTGCGCCGCCCGCCCTAGCGCGCTGCGATAGTAGAAATTGCGCAGGTCCTGCACATCAAGATGCATGATCGTCTCTTGTCCATCCGGGCCCCGCGGGCCACCTTGCCCTTAACAGTAAGCACAAAGAGCCGAATTGCCATGCCCCTCGACATCCGAACAATACCCTGCCTGTCCGACAATTACGCGTATCTGGCACACGACCCGGCGACGGGCGACACCGCCCTGATTGATGCGCCGGAGGCGGAACCGATCCTGACGGCCCTGAACGACACAGGATGGCGATTGACCCATGTTCTGATCACACATCACCATTATGACCACATCGACGGCCTGCCCGGCATCCTTGCGCAATACCCGGCCCGGGTTATCGGGGCCAGGGCCGATGCGCACCGCCTGCCAGCACTGGATGTACAAGTAGAAGAGGGGGACCCTGTAAACATCGGCGACGAAACAGGCACGGTCATCGACGTTTCGGGCCACACCGTCGGACATATCGCATTTCACTTTCCGTCCTCCAAGGCCGTCTTTACTGCCGACAGCCTCATGGCGCTGGGATGTGGCCGCGTGTTCGAAGGCACCAAACCCCAGATGCACGACAGCCTGCAAAAGCTGGCCGCCCTGCCGGGCGACACGGTTGTCTATTCCGGGCATGAATACACTGCCGCCAATGCAAAATTTGCGCTGACCATTGATCCCGAAAATCCCGACCTTATATCGCGGGTCCGCGAGGTGTCCGAAAAACGCGCATCAGGCACCCCGACCGTTCCATCGCTCTTGTCCGAAGAACTGGCCACAAACCCGTTTCTGCGCGCCCATGATCCCGCCATTCAGGCCCATCTGGGCATGACCGGCGCCAACGCCACCGACGTGTTTACAGAAATCCGCACCCGGAAGGACAACTTCTGAGACGCGGCGTTCCACCGACACGCCCAATGTGACACCATCGTAACGCTTCTCACGCACAATGTGAGGTCCCAAGGACAGAAAAGCCTTGAAGCCGCGCGATCTTCAACCAAACTTAAACACATGAGGCCATGGTTGGTACGGGGCCTCGATATTCCTTGGCGCCCCCACCCGACCCCGATCGAAAGGAGCACGCTCGTGCCTTCATTCTCGACGACACTGGAAAAAGCCATTCATCAGGCGCTTGCGCTGGCCAACGAACGCCGGCACGAATTCGCAACGCTCGAACATCTGCTGCTGTCGCTGATCGACGAACCCGATGCACGCCGCGTCATGCAGGCCTGTTCGGTCGACATTGACGAGCTGCGCGGCACGCTTGAGGAATTCGTGGACGACGACCTGTCGAACCTCGTCACTGACATTGACGGGTCCGAAGCCGTGCCTACGGCCGCCTTTCAACGCGTCATCCAGCGCGCCGCCATTCACGTGCAATCGTCTGGCCGCACAGAGGTGACAGGGGCCAACGTGCTGGTCGCCATCTTTGCCGAGCGCGAATCAAACGCGGCCTACTTCCTGCAAGAACAGGACATGACCCGCTACGACGCAGTGAACTTTATTGCGCATGGCGTCGCCAAGGACCCCGCCTTTGGCGAGGCGCGGCCTGTATCCGGCGCCCCCGAGGCCGAGGAAGAAGCCCAAGGCGTCACCGAAGGCGAGAAAAAGGAAAGCGCGCTTGCCAAATACTGCGTGGACCTGAACGAAAAGTCGCGCGAGGGCGATATCGACCCGCTGATCGGCCGCTCGGCCGAGGTGGAACGCTGCATTCAGGTGCTGTGCCGCCGCCGCAAGAACAACCCGCTGCTTGTGGGTGATCCCGGCGTGGGCAAAACCGCCATCGCCGAAGGGCTGGCGCGCAAGATCGTCGCAGGCGAAACGCCCGAAGTGCTGTCCGGCACGACCATCTATTCGCTCGACATGGGCGCGCTTCTGGCGGGCACACGGTATCGCGGTGATTTCGAGGAACGGCTGAAGGCGGTCGTGACCGAACTGGAGGAGCACAAGGACGCTGTCCTCTTCATCGACGAAATTCACACCGTGATCGGTGCGGGTGCGACGTCTGGTGGCGCGATGGATGCGTCCAACCTGCTGAAACCTGCCCTGCAGGGTGGCAAGCTGCGCACCATGGGCTCGACCACCTACAAGGAATTCCGTCAGCATTTCGAAAAGGACCGCGCGCTGAGCCGCCGGTTCCAGAAAATCGACGTGAATGAACCGTCGGTGGAAGACGCCACCAAGATCCTCAAGGGCCTGAAACCCTATTTCGAGGATCACCACGGCGTCAAATACACCTCGGACGCGATCAAGACGTCGGTGGAACTGGCCAGCCGCTACATCAATGACCGCAAGCTGCCGGACAGCGCAATTGACGTGATCGACGAGGCGGGCGCGGCCCAGCACCTTGTCGCCGCCGCCAAGCGTCGCAAGACCATCGGCACCAAGGAGATCGAGAATGTCGTGGCCAAGATTGCCCGCATTCCTCCGAAAAACGTGTCCAAGGACGACGCAGAGACCCTCAAGGATCTCGAAGTGTCGCTCAAGCGCGTGGTGTTTGGTCAGGACCCGGCGATCGAAGCGCTGTCCTCGGCCATCAAGCTGGCGCGGGCCGGTCTGCGCGAACCTGAAAAGCCCATCGGCAACTACCTCTTTGCCGGGCCGACGGGCGTGGGCAAGACCGAGGTCGCCAAGCAACTGGCAGACACGCTGGGTGTTGAAATGCTGCGCTTCGACATGTCGGAATACATGGAGAAACACGCTGTTTCGCGCCTGATCGGTGCGCCTCCCGGCTATGTCGGCTTTGACCAGGGTGGTCTCTTGACCGATGGGGTCGATCAGCATCCGCACTGCGTGCTGTTGCTGGACGAGATCGAAAAGGCACACCCGGATGTGTACAACATCCTGCTGCAGGTCATGGATAACGGCCAGCTGACCGATCATAACGGGCGCACCGTGGATTTCCGCAACGTGATCCTGATCATGACCTCGAATGCGGGGGCCTCGGATATGGCAAAGGCCGCCGTGGGCTTTGGCCGCGACCGGCGCGAGGGCGAGGATACCGCCGCCATCGAGCGCACGTTCACGCCCGAATTCCGCAACCGCCTGGACGCGGTGATCAGCTTTGCGCCGCTGGGCAAGGATACGATCCTGTCCGTGGTCGAAAAGTTCGTGTTGCAGCTTGAAGCGCAGTTGATGGATCGCAACGTGACCATCGAATTGACGAAACCTGCGGCTGAATGGCTGGCCGACAAGGGCTATGACGACAAGATGGGTGCGCGTCCCTTGGGCCGCGTCATCCAGGAACACATCAAGAAGCCGCTGGCCGAAGAACTGCTCTTTGGCAAGTTGATGAAAGGTGGCGTTGTCCGTGTGGGCGTCAAGAATGGCGAACTGGACCTGAAACTCTCCGGCCCGGACAACCCCCGGATTTCGGGCGACAAGCCACCGCTTTTGACTGCGGATTGATGCGCGCGGCAATCTTTGCCGCTTTGATCACGTCCCTTGCCGCGCCCGTCGCGGCGAGGGACATCTTGTTGAACGTGCCCATTGATTGCGATCTGGGCACGGAATGCTTCATCCAGCAATATGTGGACCACGACCGTTCGCGCCAGGCGATGGATTTCCGCTGCTCGAACCTCAGCTATGACACGCACAAGGGCACCGATTTTGCCCTGCGGTCACTGGATCAGATGCGGCGCGGCGTCAATGTGGTGGCTGCTGCCCCCGGCACGGTTCAGGGCACACGCGACGGTATGGAAGACAGGCTGTATCGCACCGGCGACGGCGATCGGGTCAGCGGTCGGGAATGCGGCAATGGCGTCTTGATCGACCATGGCGGCGGATGGAGCACGCAATACTGCCACCTCAAACGTGGCACGATTGCCGTAAAAAATGGGGACCGGGTCAACACATCCACCGTTCTTGGCCAGGTTGGCCTGTCCGGACGCACCCAGTTCCCCCACGTCCACATGACCGTGCGCAAGGACGGCGAGGTGATCGACCCGTTCGACCCCGATGGCGCAATCCAATGTGGCGCACCCAGCACCGATACACTGTGGCAGACACCCCCGCCCTACCGGCCCGGCGGCGTGCTGGACGTGGGTTTTGCCGACGGCGTTCCGAATTTCAATGACGTCAAGGCCGGGACGGCTGGCGCGGGCCGTATGCCCAGCGACGCGCCAGCGCTTGTCGTCTTTGGCTACGCCTTTGGAGGCAAAGCCGGTGACCGGATGCAATTGCGCATTGATGGCCCCGAGGGCACGCTGATCGATGACGAGGTCGAGATTGACCGCAATCAGGCCCAGTTCTTTCGCGCCATCGGCAAGAAACGGACGCAAGCCAACTGGCCAACCGGCCGGTATACGGGCACCGTTGTCTTGCGTCGCGGACAACGCGAAATCAGCCGTGTGCAGGGCGAAACAATCGTCCAATAGCGCCGAGGCACGCTATTTTTCGGTGAACTTCAACTCGATCCGGCGGTTTTGCGCCCGGGCCTCGGCCGTGTCACCCGACGCGATGGGCTGATACTGCCCAAACCCGTTGGCCGACATCCGATCCGGCGGCAGGCCAAGGAAGTTCACCATATACAACACCACCGAAAGGGCACGCGCCTGGCTCAGTTCCCAGTTGTCGGCAAATTCGCCCTGGCCCGAAAGCGGCACGTTGTCGGTGTGCCCGTCCACCTGCAACACCCAGTCGATACTGGCCGGAATGTCATCGGCAATGCCCCTCAGGATGCCCGCGATGTTCGCGATCTCCCGCTGCCCCTCGGCCGACAGCTCCGCGCCGCCGGGCGGAAACAGAACTTCGGACGAAAAGACAAAGCGGTCGCCGACGATCCGCACACCCTCTTGCCCTTCCAGCACATCGCGCAACTGGCCAAAGAATTCCGACCGGTAACGCTCAAGGTCCTGCGCCTGCGCCTCAAGCCGCTTGCGCTCTTCCTCTTCCAGTTGCCGCCGCCGCCGTTCTTCCAGCGCGGCCCGCGCCAGAGCCGTGTTCAGGTCGCGCCCCAGCGTGCTCAACTGCACGTCCTTGGCCGCATCCCGCGCCACCGCATCATCCAGAAGGGCCTGCAACTGCCCCAGCTGCGTACGCAGCGCCTCAACCTGCTGGTTCAACAGTTCGGTCTGACGTTGCGCTTCCAGCGTCGCCGCTTCTTCCGCGCTCAATGCATCACGGGCGGCGGCCAACAGGGCGGCCCGCTCCTCTGCTGCGGTCGTCTGGGTTGCCAGCGCGCCTTCCGCGTCCGCCTTCTCGGCCAAGGCCGCCGCCAGGGCCGCGCGCAAGTCCCGCGTGTCGGCCCCCAGCGTGTCCAACTCCGTTTCGGCGGCCAGCTTTGCGGCCAGCGCCGCGGCCAACTGTTCGCGAACCGTTGCGTTGCTGCTGCCGGCGGCCTGCGCATCCGCTTCGGCGGCCTCACGCGCGGCAATGGCCGTCGCCAGTTGCGTGCGCAGTTCGGTCAGATCCCCCGCTTGCGTCGCTACCTGCCCCTCGGCGGCCACTTTCTCGGCAATGGCCGCCGCCAACCTGTCGCGCAGATCGGTGCGCTCCAGATCCAGTGCGGCCAACCGCTCCTCCAACACGGCCATCTGGGCCTCTACGTCGGACAAGGTCTGGGCCACCGCCGCATTGTCTTCTGCGGCCAGCAACGCCGCCGCCAGACGCGCCTCAAGGCTCGCCTGCGCCTCTTGCAGCGCCGTGGTCTGGGCGGACGACGTCTCCAATGCCGACAGGGCCAGTGCCAGATCTGCCTCAAGCCCCTCGATCCGGTCCTGCGCCAGCGACGCGGTGGCACCGGAATCCTGTGCCGCCAGAAAGGCCACAGCCAATCGGTCCGTCAGATCGGCCTCTGCGGCGCGCGCGGCGGCCAGCAGGGTCAGCGTGTCTTCGGCCTCTTGCCGCTGCGCCTCAAGCGCAAGGGTCATCGCCGTCAATTCCGCATCCGCATTTTCCAACCGCTGCCGCAGCGCCTCGGCAGCCGCCGCTTCCGCCAGCCGGGCCGCCTCTTCAGCGCTCAGCGCGTCGCGGGCGGCGTCCAGGTCCGCCTGCAACGCGGCGGCCTGATCGGCACTGTCCGCATTGCGCGTACGCAAATCGGCGATCAAGGCCTGCAATGCCTCGGTCCGGGCCGCCGCCAACCGGGCGGCTTCTGCCTGCGCGTCAACCTCGGTCCGCGCCGCCGCCAGCGCCAGGTTCAGCGCCTCCTGCTCTGACAGCAATCGTGTTTGCTCGGCCTCAAGGCCCGACACCGTTTCCAAGGCGGTATCCCGATCGGCAATCAGCGCGGCAACCTGCGCTTCAAAGCTGGTGATGCGCGTGTTCGCCTCGGCCAGCGCACTGTCCTGCGCGTCGCGCTCCGCAGTCAGCGCCGCGATCTGGGCGGCCTGGTCGGCCAGCTGGGACTGGGTATCCGTCAATGTCACGTTCAGGGCCGACAGGCGTGCATCCAACTGGTTCGCCCGGCGCTCTTCCAGCCCAAGCGCCTGCGCAAGGGCCGCCACCTCGCCCGCCAGTTGATCCAGTTCCGTCTCCTGGCCCGAAATCGTCTCGCGCAGCACAAACTGCACCACCATAAAGATGGTCAGCACAAACATCAGAACCAGCAAAAGGCCCGTCATCGCATCAACAAAACCGGGCCAGATCGACGCCTGGAACCTTTGCCCTGTGCGTCGCGACAACGCCATGATCAGCTATCTCCCGTGGATTGGCCTTGGCGGTTTACGGGGTGGCCTGTCTTGCGTCCCTGTCCACGTGGCTGGCTCAGCGCCGTGGCCAGCGCCGAGATATCGGTCCGCAATTCGGCCATCGTTTCCTGGCGGCCCGCGCTGATCTCTTCCAGGATGCGCAGCATCTGCACATCGATGGACCGCAACCGCATCCGGCTTTCGGCATCAATGCCGTCTCCGGTGCCCTGCCGTTCGATCACCTCGATCAACCGGTCCTGACCGTCGGCGATACGGGCCAGCGCATCGGTCCCACCGCCCTGCGCCTCCAGCCGAGTGGTCATGCGATCCACCGCATCCGCAAGGTTGCCCAGCTTTTCATCCACCATGGACCGGCTGATGTCGGACTGGGTGAACATGGTTTGCAGGCTTTCCATCTGCTCGGCCAGATGATCGATCACACCGGCCATCGCACTCTGATCGCTACCGCCTTCGCCATCTGTCAGGCCCACGCGGGTGATCGAACTCAGCCACTCCTCAAGCTCGCGGTAGAACCGGTTCTGGCCACGCCCGGCAAACAGTTCCAAAAGCCCGACAATCAGCGATCCGGCGAGCCCCAGCAGGGACGACGCAAAGGCGACCCCCATGCCCCCCAATTGCGCTTCCAGGCCGGTCATCAGGCGGTTGAACACCTCGACGCCGCCCTCGCCTTCCTGCGGGGCCAGGCTGCGGATCGTGTCGACCACGGCAGGCACAGTGGTCGCAAGACCATAGAATGTCCCCAAAAGACCAAGGAAAATCAACATGTTGACGATGTAGCGCGTGATGTCACGCACCTCGTCGATGCGGGTCGCCACCGAATCCAGGATGGACCGGGTCGACGACGCCGACAACTGCATCCGTGCCCCCCGCGACCGCAACAGCGACGCAAGCGACGCCAGAAGCTGCGGCGCCTTGGTCTGGGCCTCGGCCCGGTCACTGGCAAATTCTTCGATCCACCGGACAGAGGAAATCAGCGAAAAGACCTGCCAGAAACAGGCAATGACACCGATGATGAACACCAGGACGATAAAGCCGTTCAGATAGGGGTTCGCCTGAAACACCGGCAACACGCGCGGCAGGGCCAGCACCGCGCCAAAAAGCGACAGGCCCAGCACAAAGACCATGGCAAAGATCTGCTGGACCGGCTGCGAGAAATGCGGCTGCGCCTCGGGTGTGGTCTGCGCCATATTGTGGCTCCTGACCCCTGCTCTGTTCTGCGTTTTTGGCAATCTATCGGCTTTTGTGCAAAAGCGCCAAGGATTTATGCCAATATTGCTGCGACGCGGCGTGATAACCAATCCAGGTCAGGATCGGCAACCCCCATCTTGGTCAGGTGCCGGGCGGTGTTGAAAAGATACGCGCTGTTCGGCCCCCGCCCGCCATGGGCATGGGCGATGATCTGCGCCTGTTCTTCCAACGGCAAACCACCGCAATACTGCACATGATCGGGGTCAATCACATAGGTCACGGCTTCGACATGGCGCCCGTCGCTCAGCGCCACTTGAAGCCGCTTTTCCAGATACGCGGACGAGATCAGCTCGCGCTCGCGCAAATAGGCCAGCGTCCCGTCTTCCGTGCCGGGGGCCACGCGCAAGGCCACGCCGTCGCAAACCGCGTCGGTCGCGGCATCCAGCGCCAGAACCAGCCCCGGCTCGGCCTCGGACCCACGGTGGTGGATCGACCGCATGCAAAACGAACGGGCCCACCCGGGCAAGCTGCCCCGCACGCTTTCGGCCACGTCGAAGCCAGGGTTCCAAAGCAGGCTGCCATAGCCAAACACCCACATCGTCATTGTCACTGGTCCTTTTGCTGCCGGGTGCGGTAGACCCGATTTCGCGAACAAGGAAAAGGGCCCCCCATGCGCAAAGTGATGTGGATTGTTGCAGTGGCTGCGCTGGCATGGTGCGGCTGGTGGTGGGTGGCTTCTGCAGGCCTGCGCGGCGCGGTCATCACCTGGTTCGACGCCCGCGCCGCCGAAGGGTGGCAGGCAGACTTGCAAGAGGTCGCGGGCGGCGGGTTCCCCCTGACCCTGCGGGCTGGCTTGCGCGACGTGGCGCTGGCGGACCCCCAGGCGGGTCTTGCCCTGCGGACCCAGGCGCTCGACATCTCGGCCCCCGCCTGGTGGCCCGGCGATGTCACGGTCACCCTGGATGACGACCCGATCCTCATCGCATCGCCGCTGGGACGCTCCACGCTGATCATGCAGGACGGGGCAATGGTCCTCAACCTGCATCCCGGCACCGCGCTCGAACTCGAGGCGCTGGGATGGACGGCGGGCCCGTGGCAGGTGCGCGACGGCGATGGCGTGCAGGCACAGGCGGGCGACCTGACGCTCACCATGGTTCAGACTGACGGCGCGCAATACGCACTCACGGCAGAGGCCAACGCGTTTTCCCCCGGCACCGCCGCGCGGCGCGGCCTGCGGTTGCCGGACAGTTTCCCGGATGCATTCGACAGCCTGCAGGTGCAGGCCGATATCACCTTCGACACGCCGTGGGACCGACGGGCACTGGACCAGCGGCGCCCGCAACCCCGGATCATCAAGCTCCGCCTCGCCGAGGCGATCTGGGGGGATCTGCAATTCAACCTCAGCGCCGATCTGACCGTCGATGCACAAGGTGTCCCCGCAGGGACAGTGGCCATTCAGGCCGAAAACTGGCGGACGATGCTGGACCTTGCCGAAAACGCAGGCGCCTTGCCGTCACAGCTGCGCGCCCAGGCGGACACCGTTCTGCAGGCGCTCGCGAACGCTTCGGGTGGCGCCGATACGCTGGATGTCGACCTCGCGGTGCGCGACGGAACGCTCCGACTGGGGTTCATCCCGCTTCTGCCTGCACCCCGCCTGATCCTGCGTTAGGTCTTCTTCTGACCAGAAATACGACGGGGGTCTGGGGGCTGGCCCCCAGTCAATCGCTACCGGCAGTACGGCCCGCTGCGATAGCGTGCGGTGTCGAAATGAAAATGATCGCGGTGGAACCGGTCCGAGTTCGGGCCCAGCACTGTGCCGAAGGGCCCACAGGCCGACCCGTGCATCTGCCGCAGCGCACGCCGATGGCGCGAATTCCAGTCGTTCAACACGGTCAGCGCCGTGCCGTCCTTCAACTGGAACCCCGATATGTCGATGGCCCGGCCCTTGCCATGTTCCGAAATGCGGGCACCCGGCCGGTTGTTGCGCGTCCGGCACGCATAGTGGGCCGCCACCCGGTAACCGGCAAGCCCGCCGCCCGTGCCGCGCAGCGCAGGCTTGGCGCCCCGCTGGGTCCACTGCTTCAACGCCTTGGCCGTGGTGCAATCCATCAGCGCCGATTGGCTGAGCGTGACACCCGAGACAGAGCGCAGCCGCACCGCTTCCGAAATCCCGCACCCGTTGATGCGCCCGGGCACAAAGCCGACAACCTCCCCCTGCAGGTCCGGATCGCCGCACACCTGTCCGCGCTGCCGTTCGGACCGACGCGACATCGCCTGTTCGACAATGGCACCCGGGCGCAGAACGGGACGCAACGATTCGGCGCGTCCGGGCAGAACGGCCGCCGCAGGCAGGGCAGAGACCACAGTGGGTGGGGCAGGTTGCACCGCCGCCGCGCGCACCGCATTGCGCGCATCGGTGCCGGC
The DNA window shown above is from uncultured Tateyamaria sp. and carries:
- a CDS encoding peptidoglycan -binding protein; translated protein: MALSRRTGQRFQASIWPGFVDAMTGLLLVLMFVLTIFMVVQFVLRETISGQETELDQLAGEVAALAQALGLEERRANQLDARLSALNVTLTDTQSQLADQAAQIAALTAERDAQDSALAEANTRITSFEAQVAALIADRDTALETVSGLEAEQTRLLSEQEALNLALAAARTEVDAQAEAARLAAARTEALQALIADLRTRNADSADQAAALQADLDAARDALSAEEAARLAEAAAAEALRQRLENADAELTAMTLALEAQRQEAEDTLTLLAAARAAEADLTDRLAVAFLAAQDSGATASLAQDRIEGLEADLALALSALETSSAQTTALQEAQASLEARLAAALLAAEDNAAVAQTLSDVEAQMAVLEERLAALDLERTDLRDRLAAAIAEKVAAEGQVATQAGDLTELRTQLATAIAAREAAEADAQAAGSSNATVREQLAAALAAKLAAETELDTLGADTRDLRAALAAALAEKADAEGALATQTTAAEERAALLAAARDALSAEEAATLEAQRQTELLNQQVEALRTQLGQLQALLDDAVARDAAKDVQLSTLGRDLNTALARAALEERRRRQLEEEERKRLEAQAQDLERYRSEFFGQLRDVLEGQEGVRIVGDRFVFSSEVLFPPGGAELSAEGQREIANIAGILRGIADDIPASIDWVLQVDGHTDNVPLSGQGEFADNWELSQARALSVVLYMVNFLGLPPDRMSANGFGQYQPIASGDTAEARAQNRRIELKFTEK
- a CDS encoding gamma-glutamylcyclotransferase; the encoded protein is MTMWVFGYGSLLWNPGFDVAESVRGSLPGWARSFCMRSIHHRGSEAEPGLVLALDAATDAVCDGVALRVAPGTEDGTLAYLRERELISSAYLEKRLQVALSDGRHVEAVTYVIDPDHVQYCGGLPLEEQAQIIAHAHGGRGPNSAYLFNTARHLTKMGVADPDLDWLSRRVAAILA
- the clpA gene encoding ATP-dependent Clp protease ATP-binding subunit ClpA, whose protein sequence is MPSFSTTLEKAIHQALALANERRHEFATLEHLLLSLIDEPDARRVMQACSVDIDELRGTLEEFVDDDLSNLVTDIDGSEAVPTAAFQRVIQRAAIHVQSSGRTEVTGANVLVAIFAERESNAAYFLQEQDMTRYDAVNFIAHGVAKDPAFGEARPVSGAPEAEEEAQGVTEGEKKESALAKYCVDLNEKSREGDIDPLIGRSAEVERCIQVLCRRRKNNPLLVGDPGVGKTAIAEGLARKIVAGETPEVLSGTTIYSLDMGALLAGTRYRGDFEERLKAVVTELEEHKDAVLFIDEIHTVIGAGATSGGAMDASNLLKPALQGGKLRTMGSTTYKEFRQHFEKDRALSRRFQKIDVNEPSVEDATKILKGLKPYFEDHHGVKYTSDAIKTSVELASRYINDRKLPDSAIDVIDEAGAAQHLVAAAKRRKTIGTKEIENVVAKIARIPPKNVSKDDAETLKDLEVSLKRVVFGQDPAIEALSSAIKLARAGLREPEKPIGNYLFAGPTGVGKTEVAKQLADTLGVEMLRFDMSEYMEKHAVSRLIGAPPGYVGFDQGGLLTDGVDQHPHCVLLLDEIEKAHPDVYNILLQVMDNGQLTDHNGRTVDFRNVILIMTSNAGASDMAKAAVGFGRDRREGEDTAAIERTFTPEFRNRLDAVISFAPLGKDTILSVVEKFVLQLEAQLMDRNVTIELTKPAAEWLADKGYDDKMGARPLGRVIQEHIKKPLAEELLFGKLMKGGVVRVGVKNGELDLKLSGPDNPRISGDKPPLLTAD
- a CDS encoding M23 family metallopeptidase; amino-acid sequence: MRAAIFAALITSLAAPVAARDILLNVPIDCDLGTECFIQQYVDHDRSRQAMDFRCSNLSYDTHKGTDFALRSLDQMRRGVNVVAAAPGTVQGTRDGMEDRLYRTGDGDRVSGRECGNGVLIDHGGGWSTQYCHLKRGTIAVKNGDRVNTSTVLGQVGLSGRTQFPHVHMTVRKDGEVIDPFDPDGAIQCGAPSTDTLWQTPPPYRPGGVLDVGFADGVPNFNDVKAGTAGAGRMPSDAPALVVFGYAFGGKAGDRMQLRIDGPEGTLIDDEVEIDRNQAQFFRAIGKKRTQANWPTGRYTGTVVLRRGQREISRVQGETIVQ
- a CDS encoding DUF2125 domain-containing protein, with the translated sequence MRKVMWIVAVAALAWCGWWWVASAGLRGAVITWFDARAAEGWQADLQEVAGGGFPLTLRAGLRDVALADPQAGLALRTQALDISAPAWWPGDVTVTLDDDPILIASPLGRSTLIMQDGAMVLNLHPGTALELEALGWTAGPWQVRDGDGVQAQAGDLTLTMVQTDGAQYALTAEANAFSPGTAARRGLRLPDSFPDAFDSLQVQADITFDTPWDRRALDQRRPQPRIIKLRLAEAIWGDLQFNLSADLTVDAQGVPAGTVAIQAENWRTMLDLAENAGALPSQLRAQADTVLQALANASGGADTLDVDLAVRDGTLRLGFIPLLPAPRLILR
- a CDS encoding biopolymer transporter ExbB, with translation MAQTTPEAQPHFSQPVQQIFAMVFVLGLSLFGAVLALPRVLPVFQANPYLNGFIVLVFIIGVIACFWQVFSLISSVRWIEEFASDRAEAQTKAPQLLASLASLLRSRGARMQLSASSTRSILDSVATRIDEVRDITRYIVNMLIFLGLLGTFYGLATTVPAVVDTIRSLAPQEGEGGVEVFNRLMTGLEAQLGGMGVAFASSLLGLAGSLIVGLLELFAGRGQNRFYRELEEWLSSITRVGLTDGEGGSDQSAMAGVIDHLAEQMESLQTMFTQSDISRSMVDEKLGNLADAVDRMTTRLEAQGGGTDALARIADGQDRLIEVIERQGTGDGIDAESRMRLRSIDVQMLRILEEISAGRQETMAELRTDISALATALSQPRGQGRKTGHPVNRQGQSTGDS
- the gloB gene encoding hydroxyacylglutathione hydrolase; translation: MPLDIRTIPCLSDNYAYLAHDPATGDTALIDAPEAEPILTALNDTGWRLTHVLITHHHYDHIDGLPGILAQYPARVIGARADAHRLPALDVQVEEGDPVNIGDETGTVIDVSGHTVGHIAFHFPSSKAVFTADSLMALGCGRVFEGTKPQMHDSLQKLAALPGDTVVYSGHEYTAANAKFALTIDPENPDLISRVREVSEKRASGTPTVPSLLSEELATNPFLRAHDPAIQAHLGMTGANATDVFTEIRTRKDNF
- a CDS encoding extensin family protein: MRGLALALVLLAGVAVAAPDSSKRPVARAGTDARNAVRAAAVQPAPPTVVSALPAAAVLPGRAESLRPVLRPGAIVEQAMSRRSERQRGQVCGDPDLQGEVVGFVPGRINGCGISEAVRLRSVSGVTLSQSALMDCTTAKALKQWTQRGAKPALRGTGGGLAGYRVAAHYACRTRNNRPGARISEHGKGRAIDISGFQLKDGTALTVLNDWNSRHRRALRQMHGSACGPFGTVLGPNSDRFHRDHFHFDTARYRSGPYCR